The Oceanibaculum nanhaiense genome includes a region encoding these proteins:
- a CDS encoding ABC transporter substrate-binding protein translates to MLPFLKVLPAAAATADTLVVVTGTTINSLDLHRTGTNRPSYQVAVNCYDRLLTFGTKTMPDGSLSYDYSTLQGELAESWEIAPDGNSVTFKLKDATFWDGSPVTAEDVKWSLDRAVSVGGFPTVQMRAGSLEKPAQFEVIDAKTFKINFLRQSKLTLPDLAVPVPFIINSKVAKANATEKDPWAMEYLHRTPAGSGAYKVERWDSGQQLVYTRNDSWKGGPLPAAKRIIIREIPSQSTRRALIERGDVHLSHDIPPKDAKELAALKTVKVVGTPIENCLHVLCPNLIFEPFKNKLVRQAIAYAVPYEEIHKNAAYERGAKMWGGASAEPTDIAWPQPFPYTTDYDKAKELLAQTPYKDGFEVPLSFDLGTASWGEPTALLIQEGLAKIGIKATIDKIPGANWRTVALVEKKLPLLLDNFGGWLNTPDYYFFWAYVKGNLFNASNYDDAEMMQLINETLHMPMDNPDYAPKIRRMIAKAIDDVPRIPLYQPYLDSAMRPGVEGYEFWFHRMPDVRSLTFKTA, encoded by the coding sequence ATGCTGCCTTTCCTCAAAGTCCTGCCTGCCGCCGCCGCAACGGCCGATACGCTGGTGGTGGTCACCGGCACCACCATCAACAGCCTGGATCTGCACCGCACCGGCACCAACCGGCCGAGCTATCAGGTCGCCGTCAATTGCTATGACCGGCTGCTGACCTTCGGCACCAAGACCATGCCGGACGGGTCGCTCAGCTACGATTATTCGACCCTGCAAGGCGAGCTGGCGGAAAGCTGGGAGATCGCGCCGGACGGCAATTCCGTCACCTTCAAGCTGAAGGACGCCACCTTCTGGGACGGCAGCCCGGTCACAGCCGAGGATGTGAAATGGTCGCTCGACCGCGCCGTCTCCGTCGGTGGTTTCCCGACCGTGCAGATGCGGGCCGGCTCGCTGGAAAAGCCGGCACAGTTCGAGGTGATCGACGCCAAGACCTTCAAGATCAACTTCCTGCGGCAGTCGAAGCTGACCCTGCCCGACCTCGCCGTGCCGGTGCCCTTCATCATCAATTCGAAGGTCGCCAAGGCGAACGCGACGGAGAAGGACCCCTGGGCGATGGAGTATCTGCATCGCACCCCGGCCGGCTCCGGCGCCTACAAGGTGGAGCGCTGGGATTCCGGCCAGCAGCTGGTCTATACCCGCAACGATTCCTGGAAGGGTGGCCCGCTGCCGGCGGCCAAGCGCATCATCATCCGCGAAATCCCCTCGCAATCGACCCGGCGCGCGCTGATCGAGCGCGGCGACGTGCATCTGTCGCACGACATCCCGCCGAAGGACGCGAAGGAACTGGCGGCTCTGAAAACCGTGAAGGTGGTCGGCACGCCGATCGAGAACTGCCTGCATGTGCTGTGCCCGAACCTGATCTTCGAGCCGTTCAAGAACAAGCTGGTGCGCCAGGCCATTGCCTATGCCGTGCCCTATGAGGAAATCCACAAGAACGCCGCCTATGAACGCGGCGCCAAGATGTGGGGCGGTGCCAGCGCGGAGCCGACCGACATCGCCTGGCCGCAGCCCTTCCCCTACACCACCGATTACGACAAGGCGAAGGAACTGCTGGCCCAGACGCCCTACAAGGACGGCTTCGAGGTGCCGCTGTCGTTCGACCTTGGCACCGCTTCCTGGGGCGAGCCGACGGCCCTGCTGATCCAGGAAGGGCTGGCGAAGATCGGCATCAAGGCGACGATCGACAAGATTCCGGGCGCCAACTGGCGCACCGTGGCGCTGGTCGAGAAGAAGCTGCCGCTGCTGCTGGACAATTTCGGCGGCTGGCTGAACACGCCCGACTATTATTTCTTCTGGGCCTATGTGAAGGGCAATCTGTTCAACGCCTCGAACTATGACGATGCGGAGATGATGCAGCTGATCAACGAGACGCTGCACATGCCGATGGATAACCCGGACTATGCGCCGAAGATCCGGCGCATGATCGCCAAGGCAATCGACGACGTGCCGCGCATCCCGCTGTACCAGCCCTATCTCGACAGCGCCATGCGGCCGGGCGTGGAGGGCTATGAGTTCTGGTTCCACCGCATGCCGGACGTGCGCAGCCTCACCTTCAAGACCGCGTAA
- a CDS encoding ABC transporter permease, whose amino-acid sequence MAISIPVAMPPKVRLVGRRLLQAVPALAGIVIVTFLLTRALPGDPAVYFAGPAADEASIAEIRKQLGLDRPLPVQFLAYLGDLATGDLGMSISTGQPVLYEITTRLPASVELTLIALLVSIAVAVPLGVLASTRPDSWVDHLCRFVVTAGVSLPTFFTGLALVYLFYYLLGWAPPPMGRLDILYLPPDHVTGFYTIDSILAGDPGAFASALAHIALPALTLALFTLAPIARMTRAAMLQVLGSDFIRTARAAGLSRRKVLFGYGFRNAMLPIITTLGMVFSFALGANVLVEKVFAWPGIGSYAIEALVVSDYAAVQGFVLAMALLFVTLNLAIDIIYTLVDPRLRLED is encoded by the coding sequence ATGGCCATTTCCATCCCCGTGGCCATGCCACCCAAGGTCCGGCTGGTCGGGCGCCGCCTGTTACAGGCGGTGCCCGCCCTCGCGGGCATCGTGATCGTCACCTTCCTGCTGACCCGCGCGCTGCCCGGCGATCCGGCGGTCTATTTCGCCGGCCCCGCCGCCGATGAGGCCTCGATCGCGGAAATCCGCAAGCAGCTGGGCCTCGACCGGCCCTTGCCGGTGCAGTTCCTGGCCTATCTCGGCGACCTCGCGACCGGCGACCTTGGCATGTCGATCTCGACCGGCCAGCCGGTGCTGTACGAGATCACGACCCGCCTGCCCGCCTCGGTGGAGCTGACGCTGATCGCCCTGCTGGTCTCCATCGCCGTCGCCGTGCCGCTGGGCGTGCTGGCCTCGACCCGGCCGGACAGCTGGGTCGATCATCTGTGCCGCTTCGTGGTCACCGCCGGCGTGTCGCTGCCGACCTTCTTCACCGGCCTCGCGCTGGTCTATCTGTTCTATTACCTGCTGGGCTGGGCGCCGCCGCCGATGGGGCGGCTCGATATCCTCTATCTGCCGCCCGATCATGTGACCGGCTTCTACACCATCGATTCCATCCTTGCTGGCGATCCCGGCGCCTTCGCCAGCGCGCTCGCCCATATCGCCCTGCCAGCGCTGACGCTGGCGCTGTTCACGCTGGCGCCCATCGCCCGGATGACCCGCGCGGCGATGCTGCAGGTGCTGGGCAGCGACTTCATCCGCACCGCGCGCGCCGCCGGCCTGTCGCGCCGCAAGGTGCTGTTCGGCTATGGCTTCCGCAATGCGATGCTGCCGATCATCACCACGCTGGGCATGGTGTTCTCCTTCGCGCTGGGCGCCAATGTGCTGGTCGAGAAAGTGTTCGCCTGGCCTGGCATCGGCTCTTACGCCATCGAGGCGCTGGTGGTCTCCGACTATGCCGCCGTGCAGGGCTTCGTGCTGGCGATGGCGCTGCTGTTCGTCACCCTGAACCTCGCCATCGATATCATCTACACGCTGGTCGATCCGCGCCTGCGGCTGGAGGACTGA
- a CDS encoding dipeptide ABC transporter ATP-binding protein: MNAIPLLDVRDLTVEFATRNGAVRAIERISISVGKGETLGIVGESGSGKSVTSYAVMRILDRAGRIAEGSITFGGVAVHDAPEKVMAELRGREMSMVFQNPRAALNPIRTVGRQIEDVLIEHALAVRATAKKAAIEMLRAVKIANPEERYSAYPFELSGGMCQRIVIAIALACRPQLLIADEPTTGLDVTTQKTVMDLMRELTRARGMSTILITHDLGLAAAYCDRIVVMEKGRIVEAARTASLFDRPAHAYTQRLLRATPRLDSKIRDLLPESRPAPVAVPRGKPLLEVRDLVKQFPARGDSPAFRAVDGISFTVHEGESLGLVGESGCGKSTTSAMVMRLLDPTSGAIRFDGADIAAIPAARFARTPLRGKLQMVFQDPTDSLNPRWSAFRSIADPLFLLGGMKGADAARQRVEELARLVGLPGELLDRFPHQLSGGQKARVGIARAIALNPKLVILDEPTAALDVSVQAVVLNLLADLKVELGISYLFISHDLNVVRLICDRVMVMRQGRIVEEGDTESVLRAPADAYTRMLLDAIPHPPEIHRGTRQGEELPA; encoded by the coding sequence ATGAACGCCATCCCGCTGCTTGATGTCCGCGACCTGACGGTGGAGTTCGCCACGCGAAACGGCGCGGTGCGCGCCATCGAGCGCATCAGCATCTCTGTCGGTAAGGGCGAGACGCTGGGCATCGTCGGCGAATCCGGCTCCGGCAAGTCGGTCACCTCCTACGCCGTCATGCGCATCCTCGACCGCGCCGGCCGCATCGCCGAGGGCAGTATCACTTTCGGCGGCGTGGCGGTGCATGATGCCCCGGAGAAGGTGATGGCCGAGCTGCGCGGCCGCGAAATGTCGATGGTGTTCCAGAACCCGCGCGCCGCGCTGAACCCGATCCGCACTGTTGGCCGGCAGATCGAGGATGTGCTGATCGAGCATGCGCTGGCGGTGCGCGCGACCGCGAAAAAGGCCGCCATCGAGATGCTGCGCGCGGTGAAGATCGCCAATCCGGAGGAGCGCTACAGCGCCTACCCGTTCGAGCTGTCTGGCGGCATGTGCCAGCGTATCGTCATCGCCATAGCACTCGCCTGCCGGCCGCAGCTGCTGATCGCCGACGAGCCGACCACCGGCCTGGACGTGACCACGCAGAAAACGGTGATGGATCTGATGCGCGAGCTGACGCGCGCGCGCGGCATGTCCACCATCCTGATCACCCACGACCTGGGACTGGCCGCCGCCTATTGCGACCGCATCGTGGTCATGGAGAAAGGCCGGATCGTCGAGGCGGCGCGCACCGCAAGCCTGTTCGACCGGCCCGCCCACGCCTATACACAGCGCCTGCTGCGCGCCACGCCGCGGCTCGATTCGAAGATCCGCGACCTGCTGCCGGAATCCCGACCGGCCCCCGTCGCCGTGCCGCGCGGCAAACCGCTGCTGGAGGTGCGCGACCTGGTGAAGCAGTTCCCGGCGCGCGGCGACAGCCCGGCCTTCCGGGCGGTGGACGGCATCTCCTTCACCGTGCATGAGGGCGAGAGCCTGGGGCTGGTCGGCGAAAGCGGCTGCGGAAAATCCACCACCTCGGCCATGGTGATGCGGCTGCTCGACCCGACCAGCGGCGCCATTCGCTTCGATGGCGCGGATATCGCTGCAATTCCCGCGGCCCGCTTTGCCCGCACGCCGTTGCGCGGCAAGCTGCAGATGGTCTTCCAGGACCCGACCGACAGCCTGAATCCGCGCTGGAGCGCCTTCCGCTCCATCGCCGACCCGCTGTTCCTGCTGGGCGGCATGAAGGGCGCCGACGCCGCCCGCCAGCGCGTCGAGGAGCTGGCCCGGCTGGTCGGCCTCCCGGGCGAGTTGCTGGACCGCTTTCCGCATCAGCTGTCCGGCGGGCAGAAGGCGCGCGTCGGCATCGCGCGGGCCATTGCCCTGAACCCAAAGCTGGTCATCCTGGACGAGCCGACGGCGGCGCTCGATGTCTCGGTGCAGGCGGTGGTGCTGAATTTGCTGGCCGATCTGAAGGTCGAGCTGGGCATCAGCTATCTGTTCATCAGCCACGATCTGAACGTGGTGCGGCTGATCTGCGACCGCGTCATGGTCATGCGCCAGGGCCGCATCGTCGAGGAGGGCGACACCGAAAGCGTGCTGCGCGCGCCGGCCGACGCCTATACCCGTATGCTGCTTGACGCCATCCCCCACCCGCCGGAAATTCACCGGGGGACCAGGCAGGGGGAGGAATTGCCCGCATGA
- a CDS encoding ABC transporter permease gives MTTLTEPAPAPAVRRNSFWRHFRYVLASNPVTAFAFALAALFVLAALFGPALVPYDPLATDGASALQPPSWNHWFGTDHLGRDVFSRVVVATRLDLSISVAAVALSFVAGSALGSLAGYYGGWTDRIVGRCLDTIMAFPLFVLAMGIVAAAGNTIENVIYATAIINLPFYARMARAEVNIRREAGFVQAAKLSGNSDLRVLAVHIFPNSLPPMMVQISLNMGWAILNAAGLSFIGLGVRPPTPEWGIMVAEGANFIVSGEWWLALFPGAALMLAVFTFNLMGDGLRDLVDPQRRT, from the coding sequence ATGACCACGCTGACCGAACCGGCCCCTGCTCCCGCCGTGCGGCGCAACAGTTTCTGGCGGCATTTCCGCTATGTGCTGGCCAGCAACCCGGTGACAGCCTTCGCCTTCGCGCTGGCCGCGCTGTTCGTACTGGCGGCCTTGTTCGGGCCGGCACTGGTGCCCTATGACCCGCTGGCGACCGACGGGGCGAGCGCGCTGCAGCCACCTTCCTGGAACCACTGGTTCGGCACCGACCATCTGGGCCGCGACGTGTTCTCCCGCGTCGTTGTTGCGACCAGGCTGGATCTGTCGATCTCCGTCGCCGCCGTGGCACTGTCCTTCGTGGCGGGCTCCGCGCTGGGCTCGCTGGCCGGCTATTATGGCGGCTGGACCGACCGCATCGTCGGGCGCTGCCTGGATACCATCATGGCTTTCCCGCTTTTCGTGCTGGCGATGGGCATCGTGGCGGCGGCGGGCAACACCATCGAGAACGTGATCTACGCCACCGCCATCATCAATTTGCCCTTCTATGCCCGGATGGCCCGCGCCGAGGTGAACATCCGCCGCGAGGCCGGCTTCGTGCAGGCCGCCAAGCTGTCGGGCAACAGCGACCTGCGCGTGCTGGCGGTGCATATCTTCCCGAACTCGCTGCCGCCGATGATGGTGCAGATCTCGCTGAACATGGGCTGGGCGATCCTGAACGCCGCCGGCCTGTCCTTCATTGGCCTTGGCGTGCGCCCGCCAACACCGGAATGGGGCATCATGGTTGCCGAGGGCGCCAATTTCATTGTGTCCGGCGAATGGTGGCTGGCGCTGTTCCCCGGTGCCGCCCTGATGCTGGCGGTCTTTACCTTCAACCTGATGGGCGACGGGCTGCGCGACCTCGTCGATCCGCAGCGCCGCACCTGA